In the genome of Dermacentor andersoni chromosome 3, qqDerAnde1_hic_scaffold, whole genome shotgun sequence, one region contains:
- the LOC126548446 gene encoding tRNA (uracil-5-)-methyltransferase homolog A: MSTSDDTVVNATTESVKCAGDDGKACSEVVEKSPNASETSVEVKDGITTSSANTNSLNATSDETNKVHDPYFYTKRDEFTSEVHKIEIGNLPKIFGHGQMKKLLSKTLHLNPHKIKVVNNARFAFVSFRSEEDRESALQKIQGYKFKGCTLTVKKANPMADPLIQKRKLGEAEEVIPLKRQCDESSISERIRESVASWSDLPYQQQLEQKEEQMRKVMVKYARKLEQVNPRLKSWINKQREVHKLGVCPLEPIKASPVVDGYRNKNEFTVGRHLETGEVVVGFRISSYRQGSMSVASAADLPNIPEPAKKVAQCFQDYVQQSGKEPFNPETHEGYWRQLTVRTTRRGHIMAIAVIHPQALSEEDILQEKEKLRHFFTEGPGKPSGVTSFHFQRFDKKRSDEDQPEYEHVFGTEDIEESLLGLTFQVSPDAFFQVNTPAAEVLYRAAEEVAGLGAETTLLDICCGTGTIGLSLASKVKRVYGVEVCRRAVQNAKRNAELNGIKNASFVQGKAEDVIQDVIRSVGGSEEIVAIVDPPRQGLHNKVLRTLRWTASIKKLVYVSCNPEGALQNFLDLARAASNNYRGDPFVLTKAVPVDMFPHTPHTELVLLMERLSV, translated from the exons ATGTCAACTTCAGATGACACTGTGGTTAATGCCACCACTGAATCGGTGAAGTGCGCGGGAGACGATGGCAAGGCATGCAGTGAGGTTGTTGAGAAGTCGCCAAATGCTTCTGAAACCAGCGTTGAAGTCAAGGACGGTATCACCACATCGAGCGCAAACACAAACTCCTTAAATGCGACATCCGACGAAACAAACAAGGTCCACGATCCTTATTTCTATACCAAGAGAGATGAGTTCACCTCTGAGGTCCACAAGATCGAAATTGGCAATCTCCCCAAGATATTCGGCCACGGT caaatgAAGAAACTTCTGTCCAAGACCTTACACTTAAATCCCCACAAAATCAAAGTCGTGAACAACGCGAGGTTTGCCTTTGTGTCTTTCAG GTCCGAAGAAGACCGTGAAAGCGCTCTGCAAAAGATTCAGGGCTACAAATTCAAAGGATGCACGTTGACAGTAAAG AAAGCAAATCCTATGGCTGATCCGCTCATTCAGAAAAGAAAACTCGGCGAAGCGGAAGAGGTCATCCCGCTAAAAAGACAGTGCGATGAATCCAGCATCTCCGAGAG AATCAGAGAATCTGTGGCTTCCTGGTCAGACCTCCCGTATCAGCAGCAACTGGAACAGAAGGAAGAACAGATGAGAAAAGTCATGGTGAAGTATGCCCGGAAACTCGAGCAAGTTAACCCACGTCTCAAGTCATGGATCAACAAGCAAAG GGAAGTGCATAAATTGGGCGTTTGCCCCCTTGAGCCCATCAAAGCGTCTCCAGTTGTAGACGGCTACCGCAACAAGAACGAGTTCACGGTCGGTAGACACCTAGAGACGGGGGAGGTCGTTGTCGGCTTCCGCATCAGCAGCTACAGACAGGGGTCGATGAGCGTTGCTTCGGCGGCTGACCTCCCCAACATTCCTGAGCCTGCAAAGAAGGTCGCTCAG TGCTTTCAGGACTATGTGCAACAGTCTGGCAAGGAGCCCTTCAACCCGGAGACTCACGAAGGTTATTGGCGCCAACTGACCGTGCGCACGACCAGGCGAGGCCACATCATGGCCATTGCAGTCATTCATCCTCAGGCACTCAGTGAG GAGGACATCTTGCAGGAGAAAGAAAAGTTGCGCCATTTTTTCACAGAGGGTCCTGGAAAACCGAGTGGGGTCACTTCGTTTCATTTCCAGAGGTTTGACAAAAAGCGTTCTGATGAGGATCAGCCAGAATATGAACATGTTTTCGGGACAGAG GACATTGAAGAAAGTCTTCTTGGTCTGACGTTCCAAGTAAGCCCTGATGCATTCTTTCAAGTCAACACACCGGCCGCAGAAGTGTTGTACAGGGCTGCGGAAGAAGTCGCAGGTCTCGGTGCAGAGACAACGCTTCTCGACATCTGCTGTGGCACGGGAACCATCGGTCTGTCTCTAGCTTCG AAAGTGAAAAGAGTTTACGGTGTTGAGGTGTGCAGAAGAGCTGTGCAAAACGCCAAGCGCAACGCTGAACTCAACG GCATCAAGAACGCTAGTTTTGTGCAAGGGAAAGCCGAAGACGTCATACAGGATGTCATCCGCTCAGTCGGGGGCAGCGAGGAAATAGTGGCCATTGTAGACCCACCGAGGCAGGGCTTGC ACAATAAAGTCTTGCGCACGCTTCGATGGACTGCGTCGATCAAGAAGCTGGTGTACGTCTCTTGCAACCCAGAAGgagcactgcagaactttctaga TTTAGCGAGGGCTGCGTCAAACAACTACAGAGGAGACCCGTTTGTGCTGACCAAGGCTGTGCCAGTGGATATGTTTCCGCACACACCACACACCGAGCTTGTGCTCCTGATGGAGCGTCTCAGTGTATGA
- the LOC126548447 gene encoding ran-specific GTPase-activating protein-like gives MSDELNDSGCVDKSRNDSVSEHEDERSHSPDIHFEPVMKLPLIDVKTLEEDEEVLVKLRGKLYRYVTAPDEAPEWKERGTGEVKILCNKSGHCRILMRRDKTFKVCANHYVHPGMELKPSHGSDKAWVWSTVADFADEEPKPELLALRFGSVENAQKFKEKFEEAKRMQIELLKEGKEAAPESEVPTKELESLAIKEEAKEDKAGDSSVAAESEKSPSGDSADASKK, from the exons ATGAGTGACGAACTT AATGACTCGGGTTGCGTGGACAAAAGCCGGAACGACAGCGTCAGCGAACAC GAAGATGAGCGTTCACACAGTCCAGACATTCACTTTGAGCCGGTCATGAAGTTACCATTGATAGATGTGAAAACGCTGGAAGAAGATGAGGAGGTCCTGGTCAAGCT GCGGGGCAAACTCTACAGGTACGTCACAGCGCCCGACGAGGCTCCAGAGTGGAAGGAGCGGGGTACAGGAGAGGTGAAGATCCTCTGCAACAAGTCTGGCCACTGCCGCATTCTCATGCGCCGTGACAAGACCTTCAAAGTCTGTGCCAACCACTATG TGCACCCGGGCATGGAGCTAAAGCCAAGCCATGGCAGTGACAAAGCGTGGGTCTGGAGCACCGTAGCCGACTTTGCGGACGAGGAGCCGAAGCCAGAGCTGCTAGCACTTCGGTTTGGAAGTGTGGAGA ATGCCCAAAAGTTCAAGGAAAaatttgaagaagccaagagaatGCAAATTGAGCTGCTCAAAGAAGGCAAAG AAGCCGCCCCTGAATCCGAAGTGCCCACCAAGGAACTAGAGTCGCTGGCCATCAAAGAGGAGGCAAAGGAGGACAAAGCGGGCGACAGCAGCGTCGCTGCAGAATCTGAAAAGAGCCCTTCCGGAGACTCGGCGGATGCGTCCAAGAAGTGA